Proteins encoded within one genomic window of Granulicella pectinivorans:
- a CDS encoding response regulator transcription factor: protein MRILLVEDEVRLAENVATALREGPGFAVDHAADGLTGVDLAGNACYDAVILDLMLPGLDGLGILRRMRAQSDGTPVLILTARAEPSSVITLLNAGADDYLTKPFDLGELIARVKALVRRGKGVAHPDLRVGDLVMNTLEQTVSRGQRQIELSPTEYRVLEYLMHRPRVIVSKKELLEHLYDYNWEHHSNVIEAHLSNLRKKLDGAARVPSIETLRGRGYRLILEQETPR from the coding sequence ATGCGAATCCTGCTGGTAGAGGACGAAGTGCGGCTGGCTGAGAACGTCGCGACCGCCCTGCGCGAAGGCCCAGGCTTCGCCGTGGATCATGCCGCCGACGGTCTCACCGGCGTCGATCTCGCGGGCAACGCCTGCTACGACGCCGTCATCCTCGACCTGATGCTGCCGGGGCTCGACGGCCTCGGCATCCTCCGCCGTATGCGTGCCCAGAGCGACGGCACGCCGGTGCTCATTCTCACCGCCCGCGCCGAGCCCTCCTCCGTCATCACCCTTCTGAATGCAGGCGCCGACGACTACCTCACCAAACCCTTCGACCTCGGTGAACTCATCGCCCGCGTCAAGGCACTCGTGCGCCGTGGCAAAGGCGTCGCCCATCCCGATCTCCGCGTCGGCGACCTCGTCATGAACACCCTCGAGCAGACCGTCTCCCGTGGCCAGAGGCAGATTGAGCTCTCCCCCACCGAGTACCGCGTGCTCGAGTACCTCATGCATCGCCCCCGCGTCATCGTCTCGAAGAAAGAACTCCTCGAGCATCTCTACGATTACAACTGGGAGCACCATTCCAACGTCATCGAGGCGCATCTCTCGAACCTGCGGAAGAAGCTCGACGGAGCCGCCAGGGTACCCAGCATCGAAACCCTCCGTGGCCGTGGCTACCGGCTGATCCTCGAACAGGAGACGCCCCGGTGA
- a CDS encoding sensor histidine kinase has product MKPYSIVRRLIVVMLAVELLAAVLVSALALAHERHERFQTFDVMLRGRADSLLGSVQQAGDEADTVMLDGTEKRLPADDLYLVLAQDGTSLGRSTNWTQEQASGALAHPSGQREAFRRSGGFYFPREVNGIRYFMVRVEGVRMVDPGEKGGGIARRVTILYGSPVNHVWHEIREAVRFYALMSIAVMVLTALLMAWLLKRGLAPLRELADDASTVSVQSWEFAPSDRVMATRELKPLAVALADVLDGLRESFLQRDRFVSDAAHELKTGVAVVKSSLQLLTMRERTAAEYASGLERTQVDCERMEAIVGKMLLLARAEHHEESPGSPTGVSAPSVLRAVVDELAPMAEDRGVRVELDAVPDVIVASDAEALRLIAANLVQNAIQHSAPGATVSIVVRAIGGTAEIRVEDHGAGIAPEDLPHVFERFYRGDRSRSRSTGGTGLGLAICKALVARLAGTIALESTLGTGTTVIVKLPTFRVS; this is encoded by the coding sequence GTGAAGCCCTACTCCATCGTCCGGCGCCTCATCGTCGTCATGCTGGCCGTGGAACTCCTCGCCGCGGTGCTGGTCTCCGCCCTCGCCCTCGCCCACGAGCGCCACGAGCGCTTCCAGACCTTCGACGTCATGCTCCGCGGTCGTGCCGACTCACTCCTGGGCTCCGTCCAGCAGGCCGGGGACGAGGCCGACACCGTCATGCTCGACGGCACCGAGAAGAGGCTGCCCGCCGACGACCTCTACCTTGTCCTCGCGCAGGACGGCACCTCGCTGGGCCGCTCCACCAACTGGACGCAGGAACAGGCCTCCGGCGCCCTCGCCCATCCGTCCGGCCAGCGCGAGGCCTTCCGCCGCAGTGGTGGCTTCTACTTTCCCCGGGAGGTCAACGGCATCCGCTACTTCATGGTGCGGGTCGAGGGCGTGCGCATGGTCGACCCCGGCGAAAAGGGCGGAGGCATCGCCCGCCGCGTCACCATCCTCTACGGATCGCCCGTAAACCATGTCTGGCACGAGATCCGCGAGGCCGTCCGGTTCTACGCGCTCATGAGCATCGCCGTCATGGTGCTTACGGCCCTACTAATGGCCTGGCTGCTCAAGCGTGGCCTCGCACCCCTTCGCGAGCTCGCCGACGACGCCTCGACCGTCTCCGTGCAGTCCTGGGAGTTTGCCCCGTCGGACCGCGTCATGGCCACCAGGGAGCTCAAGCCGCTGGCGGTCGCCCTGGCCGATGTGCTCGATGGCCTCAGGGAATCCTTCCTGCAACGCGACCGCTTCGTCTCCGACGCTGCCCACGAGCTCAAGACCGGCGTGGCCGTAGTCAAATCCTCGCTTCAGCTCCTCACCATGCGCGAACGCACCGCCGCCGAGTACGCCAGTGGCCTGGAGCGCACGCAGGTGGACTGCGAGCGCATGGAAGCCATCGTCGGCAAGATGCTCCTCCTCGCCCGCGCGGAACACCACGAGGAATCCCCCGGATCGCCAACCGGCGTCTCTGCCCCGTCCGTGCTGCGTGCCGTCGTTGATGAGCTCGCCCCCATGGCGGAGGATCGCGGCGTGCGCGTCGAACTCGATGCCGTCCCAGACGTGATCGTCGCCTCGGACGCGGAAGCGCTTCGCCTCATCGCCGCGAACCTCGTCCAGAACGCGATCCAGCACAGCGCCCCCGGCGCTACCGTCAGCATCGTCGTTCGCGCCATCGGCGGCACGGCGGAGATCCGCGTCGAAGATCATGGCGCCGGCATCGCCCCGGAAGATCTGCCGCACGTCTTTGAGCGCTTCTACCGTGGCGACCGATCCCGCAGTCGCAGCACCGGCGGCACCGGCCTTGGTCTCGCGATCTGCAAGGCGCTCGTCGCGCGTCTCGCCGGCACGATCG